In Syntrophorhabdaceae bacterium, one DNA window encodes the following:
- a CDS encoding ATP-binding cassette domain-containing protein gives MLKVEKLMVFYENALAINELSIHVEEGEIVGIIGSNSAGKTTLVNTLSGLLLDTQLKEKRKGGERITIFGKITFLEKDITNMWADERVKMGIVLSRERHPVFVESDVEENLKIAAYLSSKKEMKENIAFVYKIFPALVPLRKRKAGFLSGGEQQMLAIGMSLMAKPRLLLLDEPLLGLSPSIQVKLIESIVQIRKDAYVTILICEQFARPVLPIIDRGYVLENGMLTLEGTGRELYENPEIKAAYFGV, from the coding sequence TTGCTCAAGGTTGAGAAACTTATGGTATTTTATGAAAACGCCCTTGCCATAAATGAGCTTTCCATCCATGTGGAAGAGGGTGAGATAGTCGGTATCATAGGTTCTAACAGTGCCGGGAAAACTACCCTTGTAAATACCCTATCAGGGCTCCTCCTTGACACACAATTAAAGGAAAAGAGAAAAGGCGGCGAGAGGATTACCATCTTTGGTAAGATAACATTTCTCGAAAAAGATATAACAAATATGTGGGCAGACGAAAGGGTAAAGATGGGTATAGTCCTATCAAGGGAAAGGCATCCTGTATTCGTGGAAAGCGATGTGGAAGAGAATCTCAAGATTGCTGCATATCTATCATCAAAAAAGGAGATGAAAGAGAATATCGCCTTTGTATATAAAATCTTTCCTGCCCTTGTCCCTCTTAGAAAAAGAAAGGCGGGGTTCTTAAGTGGCGGTGAACAGCAGATGCTTGCCATTGGCATGTCCCTTATGGCAAAGCCAAGGCTCCTGCTCCTTGATGAACCTTTGCTGGGTTTATCGCCGTCTATACAGGTAAAACTCATCGAATCTATTGTCCAGATAAGAAAGGATGCTTATGTGACCATACTAATATGCGAGCAGTTTGCAAGGCCTGTCCTGCCCATAATAGATAGAGGTTATGTCCTTGAAAACGGCATGTTGACCCTGGAGGGCACAGGCAGGGAGTTATATGAAAATCCAGAGATAAAGGCTGCATATTTTGGGGTGTAA
- a CDS encoding ATP-binding cassette domain-containing protein gives MAIIEVRNLTKSFGGIKAVDDVSVDVPENTLLGIIGPNGSGKTTFVNMITGFIRPDRGSVKFKGKELIGLTPYRITNMGVGRAFQMVKPFFHLPAFKNIIVPLSSDRVKATKGGGFGDKDAIALDILEEVGFERDSSVPYKTASVLPHGYLKRLELARLIALKAEVLILDELFSGLSIAEVTSIVPIIEKLLVEGKTIIMIEHRLKELFRIADNVIVFNFGRKIKEGKPKEILEDEEVKKAYLGVEV, from the coding sequence ATGGCTATAATAGAAGTAAGAAACCTTACAAAGAGTTTTGGTGGTATCAAGGCAGTAGATGATGTAAGTGTGGATGTGCCGGAAAACACCCTTCTCGGCATCATAGGCCCTAATGGTTCAGGAAAAACAACCTTTGTAAATATGATAACAGGATTTATTAGGCCTGACAGAGGGAGTGTAAAATTTAAGGGCAAGGAACTTATTGGCCTTACGCCTTATAGGATTACAAATATGGGAGTTGGAAGGGCATTTCAGATGGTAAAACCGTTTTTCCATCTACCGGCATTTAAAAATATCATAGTCCCATTATCTTCAGACAGGGTGAAGGCAACAAAAGGCGGGGGATTTGGCGACAAGGATGCCATAGCACTTGATATACTGGAAGAAGTGGGCTTTGAGAGGGATTCATCTGTTCCTTATAAAACAGCAAGCGTCCTTCCCCACGGATACTTAAAGAGACTTGAGCTTGCACGGCTTATAGCACTCAAGGCAGAGGTCCTTATACTGGATGAACTTTTTTCAGGACTCTCCATTGCAGAGGTAACCAGCATTGTCCCCATCATAGAAAAGCTCCTTGTGGAAGGAAAAACCATCATAATGATAGAACACAGACTAAAAGAATTGTTCAGGATAGCAGATAATGTAATAGTGTTTAACTTTGGGAGAAAGATAAAAGAAGGCAAGCCAAAGGAGATACTGGAGGACGAAGAGGTAAAAAAGGCATATCTCGGGGTGGAGGTATAG
- a CDS encoding branched-chain amino acid ABC transporter permease encodes MNKENYRKERIDRCIKARSDDIYAISSMNEILYLIFPRAIPIFALAIFALILPLYWQKVIISTCIFAMLAVSWDFLSSCGMLSLGQALFFGIGSYIAGILNHYLHLPFYVTIPLATIFGGLLSTLLLLPVVRLRGIYFAMVTLILPLMLMRGIEATRIFGGNEGITGLSPFPNIWIELIIIITAMWVTLFALRRFISSDYGLIFVSIRDNDRATMASGINIYAFKAQALLIGSSICAFCGAFMTHSYMFTGIPVFTMEFSILPIAASAIGGIGSLAGPLLGAFVLVPLSEILREFGTIRVVFYGLVLVICVVALPEGIFHYLSRKYNEMERWVKIE; translated from the coding sequence ATGAATAAGGAAAATTATAGGAAAGAGAGGATAGACAGGTGCATAAAGGCACGTTCCGATGATATCTATGCCATATCATCAATGAATGAGATACTCTATCTCATCTTTCCAAGGGCAATTCCCATATTTGCCCTGGCAATATTTGCCTTGATCCTTCCACTCTACTGGCAGAAGGTTATCATAAGCACTTGTATATTTGCCATGCTTGCTGTTTCATGGGATTTTCTTTCAAGTTGTGGCATGCTCTCTCTGGGCCAGGCATTGTTTTTCGGAATAGGATCATACATAGCAGGCATACTCAATCATTACCTCCATTTACCTTTTTATGTTACCATACCCCTTGCTACCATATTCGGAGGACTTTTATCTACCTTATTGCTCCTTCCTGTTGTAAGGCTCAGGGGAATATATTTTGCCATGGTTACATTGATTTTGCCTTTAATGCTTATGAGGGGTATTGAGGCAACCCGAATATTTGGAGGTAACGAAGGTATTACAGGCCTTAGCCCCTTTCCCAACATATGGATTGAACTAATTATAATCATTACTGCCATGTGGGTTACACTATTTGCATTGAGAAGGTTTATATCTTCAGATTATGGGTTAATATTTGTAAGTATAAGGGATAATGACAGGGCAACAATGGCTTCGGGTATAAATATATATGCCTTCAAGGCACAGGCCCTTTTAATAGGTAGCAGCATCTGTGCCTTCTGCGGTGCCTTTATGACACACTCTTATATGTTTACGGGCATACCTGTATTCACCATGGAGTTCTCCATTTTACCCATTGCAGCCTCTGCCATAGGGGGTATCGGCAGTCTTGCAGGGCCTTTGCTCGGTGCATTTGTCCTCGTGCCTTTATCTGAGATACTTCGGGAGTTCGGGACAATAAGGGTAGTTTTTTATGGTCTCGTCCTTGTTATATGTGTTGTTGCCCTCCCTGAAGGAATATTCCATTATCTCTCAAGGAAATACAACGAGATGGAGAGGTGGGTAAAAATAGAGTAA
- a CDS encoding branched-chain amino acid ABC transporter permease — protein MLIYGLINSAVLALMAIGFNLTFGISGVANFAYGAIYVVSGFITWIFINKLNLPYPVSAISTILIIGVFGAFIYRFIIKRIRGLVISEVIATFGISIVILEFLRYVGFIGFKYSLPMFLSGSVEVLGAYVDIQRLLIIGFVILLIIALYLFTHHTKIGRAFRGIAQEEHTSLSLGINPDWIASLSMGLGSSLGAFAAIVILPLGTITVDGGYDVLINALSVCIVGGLGSTFGIIIASLIIGYAQTLTATYLAPHWTMIVSLFAILIILVIKPSGILGHQKELEERV, from the coding sequence ATGCTCATATATGGCCTCATAAATAGCGCTGTCCTTGCCCTTATGGCAATAGGGTTTAACCTTACTTTCGGTATAAGCGGGGTGGCAAATTTTGCCTATGGGGCCATATATGTGGTTTCTGGTTTTATAACGTGGATATTTATAAATAAGTTAAACCTACCTTACCCTGTTTCCGCCATCTCAACTATATTAATAATAGGCGTTTTCGGCGCTTTTATTTACAGGTTTATTATAAAGCGCATAAGGGGCCTCGTGATATCAGAGGTCATTGCCACATTCGGCATATCCATAGTAATCCTTGAGTTTTTACGTTATGTGGGATTCATAGGTTTTAAATACTCCCTCCCCATGTTCCTGTCTGGTTCTGTAGAGGTCTTGGGTGCCTATGTAGACATACAGAGGCTTTTGATTATAGGGTTTGTGATACTGCTCATCATAGCTCTTTATCTTTTCACACACCATACAAAGATTGGCCGTGCATTCAGAGGTATTGCTCAGGAGGAACATACCTCCTTGTCCCTTGGCATAAACCCAGACTGGATAGCAAGCCTTAGTATGGGACTCGGCTCATCTCTTGGTGCCTTTGCTGCCATAGTAATATTACCATTGGGGACAATCACTGTTGATGGTGGTTATGACGTGCTTATAAATGCACTTTCTGTTTGTATTGTAGGGGGTTTGGGTAGCACCTTCGGGATAATCATCGCAAGTCTTATTATAGGATATGCACAAACATTGACAGCCACATATCTTGCGCCACACTGGACAATGATTGTAAGTCTGTTTGCCATACTGATTATACTTGTGATTAAGCCTTCGGGTATCCTGGGGCATCAAAAGGAACTGGAGGAGAGGGTTTAA
- a CDS encoding ABC transporter substrate-binding protein yields MMKFISKEFGYNEVYIVTQDVLWATATGSLMEKWFKENRWTVAGFDKYPVGATDFSAGLMKAKSAGVQVIMPIFDMPTSGILVKQWKGMKVPALIAGFISPLMGSKAWKTFGSDIDGLMNIVFEIGYFPIKAYPPTVKFSEAYFKRWKEDIQSGHGAAPAYDTVYVLVNAIEKAGTLDQDKVVSAIQATDMPGVVGRIKFDKSHQLIFGDDPKTAAVGAVMQWQNGKMAVVWPQSIASDKIVKPGWMK; encoded by the coding sequence ATGATGAAATTTATATCAAAAGAGTTTGGTTATAATGAGGTCTATATTGTTACCCAAGATGTGCTTTGGGCAACTGCAACAGGGTCATTAATGGAGAAATGGTTTAAAGAAAACAGATGGACCGTGGCAGGATTCGATAAGTATCCTGTGGGTGCCACAGACTTTTCAGCAGGCCTAATGAAAGCAAAATCAGCAGGTGTTCAGGTGATAATGCCCATATTTGATATGCCTACAAGCGGAATACTGGTTAAGCAGTGGAAAGGCATGAAGGTCCCTGCACTTATTGCAGGATTCATCTCGCCACTTATGGGAAGCAAGGCATGGAAGACCTTTGGTAGTGATATAGATGGATTGATGAATATTGTATTCGAGATAGGGTATTTCCCTATCAAGGCTTATCCTCCTACAGTGAAATTCTCTGAGGCATATTTTAAAAGATGGAAAGAGGATATACAATCAGGACACGGTGCAGCGCCTGCCTATGATACTGTATATGTCCTTGTCAATGCCATAGAAAAGGCAGGCACCCTTGACCAGGATAAAGTTGTGAGCGCCATACAGGCAACAGATATGCCAGGGGTTGTAGGGAGGATTAAGTTTGATAAGAGTCATCAACTAATATTCGGTGACGACCCCAAGACAGCAGCTGTGGGTGCAGTCATGCAGTGGCAGAACGGTAAGATGGCTGTTGTCTGGCCTCAGTCCATTGCCAGTGACAAGATTGTTAAGCCAGGGTGGATGAAATAA
- a CDS encoding TetR/AcrR family transcriptional regulator has product MKRYRQPSIRERIIEKSIRLFLRKGFNGTSIQDIMDEVGVSKGAFYWHFKSKDGLLETIIERFEKDFLESLFSHMNIKKDDFLKRFRSYHKYISEYALKNSELCVLATTLAAELTGSGTKAEKKLTTVFGRYINFIESLLKEGRQEKLFDDDFDVNLNAHIIVSIHNGVLLQWYMNRKKLDGASLARTYRDVILYGMVKQRC; this is encoded by the coding sequence ATGAAGAGATACAGACAACCCAGTATCCGAGAAAGAATTATAGAAAAGAGCATTAGGCTTTTTTTAAGAAAAGGTTTTAATGGGACATCCATTCAAGATATAATGGATGAGGTGGGGGTAAGCAAGGGCGCCTTTTACTGGCATTTCAAAAGTAAGGATGGACTTCTCGAGACAATTATAGAGAGATTTGAGAAGGATTTTCTTGAGAGCCTGTTTTCTCATATGAATATAAAAAAGGATGATTTTTTGAAGAGATTCAGGTCATATCATAAATACATAAGCGAATATGCCCTGAAAAACAGTGAACTGTGCGTCCTTGCTACAACTCTTGCTGCAGAACTAACAGGAAGTGGCACCAAAGCAGAAAAAAAACTCACTACAGTCTTTGGAAGGTATATCAATTTTATAGAGTCTCTGCTCAAAGAGGGCAGACAGGAGAAGCTTTTTGATGATGATTTTGATGTCAATCTGAATGCCCATATTATTGTATCCATACATAATGGCGTGCTCTTACAGTGGTATATGAACAGAAAAAAGCTGGACGGTGCATCTCTCGCAAGGACATACAGAGATGTTATTTTATATGGGATGGTGAAACAAAGGTGTTAA
- a CDS encoding MarC family protein: MIDQFLLSFIPLFVAFDVLGILPIYIKFTAHLDRVKRKKQLRDSILTSFITTMLFVVIGNQILKYLGISIKDFFIAGGVVLFIIAVKDIIVGHVEPSIEDDMFGVVPLGVPLLAGPAVLTTSIIIRNNYGFHFFLISLLVNLIICWVLLRFSELILKYLGKKFIEALSKVFALIIASIAVMFIRKGLIG, translated from the coding sequence ATGATCGATCAATTTCTCTTATCTTTTATACCTCTGTTTGTTGCCTTTGATGTTTTGGGGATATTACCGATATATATAAAATTCACAGCCCATCTGGACAGAGTAAAAAGGAAGAAACAGTTAAGGGATTCTATACTCACATCGTTTATTACCACCATGTTATTTGTGGTAATAGGGAATCAGATTCTAAAATATCTTGGTATATCCATAAAAGATTTCTTCATTGCAGGAGGGGTGGTGCTTTTTATTATTGCCGTAAAAGATATAATCGTAGGGCATGTAGAGCCATCTATTGAGGATGATATGTTCGGTGTTGTGCCTCTTGGTGTGCCTTTACTTGCTGGACCTGCCGTCCTTACCACCTCCATTATCATAAGAAACAACTATGGTTTCCACTTTTTCCTTATATCTCTCCTTGTCAACCTTATAATCTGCTGGGTACTACTTCGATTCTCCGAGCTTATACTTAAATATCTCGGCAAGAAGTTCATAGAGGCACTATCCAAGGTTTTTGCCCTTATTATTGCCAGTATAGCAGTTATGTTCATAAGAAAAGGTTTGATAGGCTAA
- a CDS encoding acyl-CoA dehydrogenase family protein: MKLSQEQQDIRQAAREFAEGEFKERAKEFDEKEDFDLSIWKKACENGFVGTFIKEEYGGHGLGFLEHSLIAEEFWRVDPGCGQAVLSTTFGSEMIQAFGSEAIKKKYLPPLVRGEAIMGFGITEPDAGSDAAGIKTKAEKKGDKYIINGSKMFITNGCIADYLLVFCLTNPEEKNSHKRHSAILIDTKQPGYEANKIHGKMGIRASNTAEISLNNIEAPLENLIGKEGNGFYQLMDFFNKTRNHVAAQGVGVAQGALELAISHVKKRNAFGGTLSRLQGIQFLLAEMATRIEAARSLYWRAAYTVDNGNPDPSLISMAKWYAGDTAVYVVNQALQLHGGYGYISDYDIQRFYRDAKIVEIYEGSREVEKAIIGSELLKRNWMKV, from the coding sequence ATGAAACTTTCTCAGGAACAACAGGATATAAGGCAAGCAGCCAGGGAGTTTGCTGAAGGTGAATTTAAAGAAAGGGCAAAGGAATTTGATGAAAAGGAAGATTTCGACCTTTCCATCTGGAAAAAGGCTTGCGAAAATGGTTTTGTAGGAACATTCATAAAAGAAGAATACGGTGGTCATGGTTTAGGTTTTCTTGAACACTCCCTAATTGCCGAAGAATTCTGGAGGGTTGATCCCGGTTGTGGTCAGGCAGTCCTCTCTACTACCTTTGGGTCAGAGATGATTCAGGCATTTGGTTCAGAGGCAATAAAAAAGAAATACCTCCCACCCTTAGTGAGAGGTGAGGCTATTATGGGTTTTGGGATAACAGAGCCTGATGCAGGAAGCGATGCAGCAGGCATAAAAACAAAGGCAGAAAAAAAAGGCGATAAGTATATTATAAACGGCTCTAAAATGTTTATAACAAATGGATGTATTGCCGATTACCTTCTTGTTTTCTGCTTAACAAACCCTGAAGAAAAAAATAGCCACAAAAGACACAGTGCTATACTTATAGATACAAAACAGCCTGGTTATGAGGCAAACAAGATTCACGGAAAGATGGGTATAAGGGCATCCAACACAGCAGAGATATCCCTAAACAACATAGAGGCACCCTTAGAAAATCTTATTGGTAAAGAAGGTAATGGATTCTATCAGCTTATGGACTTTTTCAACAAGACAAGGAATCATGTGGCAGCCCAGGGTGTAGGGGTTGCCCAGGGAGCACTGGAATTGGCTATCTCCCATGTGAAAAAGAGAAATGCCTTTGGAGGAACACTTTCAAGACTACAGGGTATCCAGTTTTTACTTGCTGAGATGGCAACAAGGATAGAGGCTGCAAGGAGCCTTTACTGGAGGGCTGCATATACAGTGGATAATGGAAACCCTGACCCATCTCTTATATCCATGGCTAAATGGTATGCCGGTGACACTGCTGTATATGTGGTAAATCAGGCACTTCAGCTCCACGGTGGATACGGCTATATCAGTGATTATGACATACAGAGATTCTACAGGGATGCCAAGATCGTGGAGATATATGAGGGCTCAAGAGAGGTAGAGAAGGCCATCATTGGATCTGAATTATTGAAAAGAAACTGGATGAAGGTATAA
- a CDS encoding AMP-binding protein: MESKRTFSTIRTIINRNASLYPDKVALKEVEGKKREFTFSQVKERVNKIGNALHGLGAKKGDRVAILSQNSLEYIECALAVPNAGLIYVVCNFRLAPPEIATILADSDPSILIVQEQFIGVAEALKDSLPSVEKIIYFGAREKKPAGWLDYEELIMNASSSPQTIELHEDDVAILMYTSGTTGVPKGVMQTHGNFYHAGRVCSKNNNLDMDDRVFIVCPMYHITAHYTFFGAQYTGCISYVFSKWDIEQFFSVTQHERLSAGMFATPMVMMILDHPNRNKYDLSSWRTLWFAGAGIIPSIYKQFTETFGNILGEHHGTTETTGVTTNLSVRDIKEALDRGDEKIFESCGRASYDMEVLIVDENNKPVPPGGTGEMIARGSGMSLGYWRKEKETAKAFKGEWFHTEDVCSIDEKGYIRVIDRLKDMIITGGENVYPAEVERVIHEHPFVKESCVIGTPHPVWGEAVTAVVVPKNGDALKPEDITNFCKGKIAGYKVPKVVHLIKELPRNAAGKILKRELREKFGQQSA; this comes from the coding sequence ATGGAGTCAAAAAGAACGTTTTCAACAATAAGAACTATTATAAACCGTAACGCATCTCTTTATCCTGATAAAGTAGCCTTAAAAGAAGTTGAAGGTAAAAAAAGGGAGTTCACATTCTCTCAGGTAAAAGAAAGGGTTAATAAAATAGGGAATGCGCTACATGGGCTTGGTGCAAAAAAAGGGGATAGAGTGGCTATATTAAGTCAGAATAGCCTCGAATATATTGAATGCGCCTTAGCAGTTCCTAATGCAGGACTGATTTATGTGGTATGCAACTTCAGGCTTGCACCACCAGAAATAGCAACGATTCTGGCAGATTCAGACCCTTCTATTCTCATTGTTCAAGAACAATTTATAGGAGTTGCTGAGGCGTTAAAAGATTCTCTGCCATCTGTAGAAAAAATTATTTATTTTGGTGCACGTGAAAAAAAACCTGCTGGTTGGTTAGATTACGAAGAACTTATCATGAATGCCTCTTCTTCACCACAAACTATAGAATTACACGAAGATGATGTTGCCATACTCATGTATACCAGCGGTACCACAGGTGTACCAAAAGGTGTTATGCAGACCCATGGTAACTTTTATCATGCAGGACGCGTATGTTCAAAAAACAACAACCTTGACATGGATGACCGTGTATTTATTGTTTGCCCAATGTATCATATAACTGCCCATTATACCTTTTTTGGTGCCCAATATACAGGATGCATCTCCTATGTCTTCTCTAAATGGGATATAGAGCAGTTTTTCTCTGTTACCCAGCACGAAAGATTATCGGCAGGTATGTTTGCTACCCCGATGGTTATGATGATACTTGACCATCCAAACAGGAATAAATATGACCTTTCAAGCTGGAGGACACTATGGTTTGCAGGAGCTGGTATTATACCTTCAATTTATAAGCAGTTCACTGAGACATTTGGAAATATATTGGGTGAGCATCATGGAACAACAGAAACAACAGGCGTTACAACAAACCTTTCCGTTAGAGATATAAAAGAGGCGCTGGATAGGGGTGATGAAAAGATATTTGAATCTTGCGGAAGGGCAAGCTATGACATGGAGGTCCTTATTGTAGATGAAAATAATAAACCTGTTCCACCAGGTGGTACCGGTGAAATGATAGCACGAGGATCAGGCATGTCTCTTGGCTATTGGAGAAAGGAAAAGGAGACAGCCAAGGCATTTAAAGGAGAGTGGTTCCACACAGAAGATGTCTGTTCTATTGATGAAAAGGGTTATATAAGGGTTATTGATCGCCTAAAAGACATGATCATAACAGGTGGCGAGAATGTTTATCCTGCTGAGGTAGAGAGGGTGATACATGAACATCCATTCGTAAAAGAGTCTTGTGTAATAGGAACACCCCATCCTGTGTGGGGTGAGGCAGTAACTGCTGTAGTTGTCCCCAAGAATGGCGATGCCTTGAAACCAGAAGATATTACCAATTTTTGTAAGGGTAAGATTGCAGGTTATAAGGTTCCTAAGGTTGTTCACTTAATAAAAGAACTGCCCCGCAATGCTGCTGGAAAGATATTAAAGAGAGAATTAAGGGAAAAATTCGGGCAACAATCTGCCTAA
- a CDS encoding sigma-54 dependent transcriptional regulator produces MIRVLIIDDEIQLAQAFKKQLSKEGMDVTTVASGTEALSIINQEDFDVTVLDIKLTDIDGIDLLSKLRQIEPTMEVIMLTGYASVDTAIRSMKLGAYDYLTKPCKISELSSVISKAYEKKSLKDKNILLKEHIHRISIQDDFIGNSKQMQKVKDLISLVAPSDTPVLIQGETGTGKELAARAIHNLSPRASNPFVVINSSALQESMLESELFGYKKGAFTGAHNNKPGLLEIAHEGTFFVDEIGDMSPVIQAKLLRVLELGTFLKLGDTRETKVDVRFIFATNKDLTNEIMEGRFRKDLFFRMNAFVINLPPLREKKEDISLLAEYFLNKFVRAGTKKQFSEKVKEILKEYNWPGNVRELANVIERACLISTDRIEILPEDLPEAILSVGYEHKKNTEFRIRQGGSSLAELEIEHIRNILDSVGGNKSKAARILGISRKKLYSKLEEIKDIQKS; encoded by the coding sequence ATGATAAGGGTCCTAATAATAGATGATGAGATTCAACTGGCACAGGCATTCAAGAAACAGCTATCTAAGGAGGGCATGGATGTCACTACTGTTGCCTCAGGGACAGAGGCATTGAGTATTATAAATCAAGAGGATTTTGATGTGACTGTCCTTGATATAAAATTAACAGATATAGACGGGATAGATCTATTATCTAAACTGAGACAGATAGAGCCAACTATGGAAGTGATAATGCTCACGGGTTATGCATCGGTAGACACAGCCATACGCTCCATGAAACTTGGCGCATATGATTATCTTACTAAACCGTGTAAGATATCGGAATTATCCAGTGTCATATCAAAGGCATATGAGAAAAAATCCCTAAAGGACAAAAATATCCTCCTGAAAGAACATATACATAGGATTAGCATCCAGGATGATTTTATAGGTAACAGCAAACAGATGCAAAAGGTTAAGGATTTAATCTCCCTTGTGGCACCATCTGACACACCAGTTCTAATCCAGGGTGAAACAGGGACAGGCAAAGAACTCGCTGCAAGGGCGATTCACAACCTTAGCCCAAGGGCTTCGAATCCCTTTGTGGTAATAAATTCTAGTGCCCTTCAGGAATCCATGCTCGAAAGTGAGCTTTTTGGTTATAAAAAAGGTGCCTTCACAGGTGCCCATAATAATAAACCGGGCCTTCTCGAGATTGCCCATGAAGGGACATTTTTTGTAGATGAGATAGGAGATATGAGCCCTGTCATACAGGCAAAGCTCTTGAGAGTCCTTGAACTTGGCACATTTTTGAAATTAGGGGACACAAGGGAGACAAAAGTGGATGTGAGGTTTATTTTTGCTACAAATAAAGACCTGACTAACGAAATAATGGAAGGCAGATTCAGAAAAGACCTATTTTTTAGGATGAATGCCTTTGTTATAAACCTACCCCCTCTTCGTGAAAAAAAAGAGGATATATCCCTTCTTGCAGAATATTTCCTTAACAAATTTGTAAGGGCAGGGACAAAAAAACAGTTTTCAGAAAAGGTAAAGGAGATTTTAAAGGAATATAACTGGCCTGGAAATGTCCGTGAGCTTGCAAATGTCATAGAGAGGGCATGTCTTATCAGCACAGACCGTATAGAAATACTACCTGAGGACCTCCCAGAGGCAATCTTATCAGTTGGTTATGAACATAAAAAAAATACTGAATTCAGGATAAGGCAAGGTGGTTCAAGCCTTGCAGAATTGGAGATAGAGCATATTAGAAATATATTAGATTCAGTAGGCGGGAATAAAAGTAAGGCAGCTCGTATCCTCGGTATAAGCAGAAAAAAACTCTATAGCAAGTTAGAAGAGATTAAAGACATTCAAAAATCTTAA